From Streptosporangiales bacterium, one genomic window encodes:
- a CDS encoding two-component sensor histidine kinase has protein sequence MAVRALFAPLVSGSTYRRAVHLLLGGVVLLPYLLLGYMFATLLSTDPQPLITALLLAVAAVIAAAPAFLRGTRTLSTVAARSLLDVDLPHLPNGRLALEARLRSALWFATHLLVGGVVAAALIIIVPMALMFLTAQLGPAGESFRFGPFDADDQAVLSLLGFLALVGLTYAVAGLGRLAAVMAPVLLGPTPEERIAALEAEAGELAERNRLARELHDSVGHALTVATLQAAAAREVLSADPEFARRALAAIEDTGRAAMADLDHVLGLLRDGQPSDQVPARTLANLTELLAAARSAGTEITVDIAGEPTEVPGIVSREAYRVVQECLTNATRHAHGEPVTLQITVTESTVGITATNPVRGEQASRAGGRGITGMRERVRLLGGKMTAGREEGRWRVNVRLPLGGKRWGPT, from the coding sequence ATGGCCGTCCGTGCGCTGTTCGCCCCGCTGGTGAGCGGGTCGACGTACCGGCGGGCGGTGCACCTGTTGCTCGGCGGGGTGGTGCTTCTGCCGTATCTACTGCTCGGCTACATGTTCGCGACGTTGCTGTCCACCGACCCGCAACCGTTGATCACGGCCCTGCTGCTCGCGGTGGCGGCAGTGATCGCAGCAGCGCCGGCGTTCCTCCGCGGAACCCGGACGCTGTCGACGGTGGCCGCCCGCTCGTTGCTCGACGTCGACCTGCCGCACCTGCCGAATGGCCGCCTGGCGTTGGAGGCACGGCTGCGCAGTGCGCTGTGGTTCGCCACGCACCTGCTCGTCGGCGGGGTCGTGGCGGCCGCACTCATCATCATCGTGCCGATGGCCCTCATGTTCCTCACCGCCCAGCTCGGTCCCGCCGGCGAGTCGTTCAGGTTCGGCCCGTTCGATGCCGACGACCAGGCGGTTCTCTCGCTGCTCGGCTTCCTCGCCCTCGTCGGGCTCACCTACGCCGTCGCGGGTCTCGGCCGGCTCGCCGCCGTCATGGCCCCGGTGCTGCTCGGCCCCACGCCCGAGGAGCGGATCGCCGCGCTCGAGGCCGAAGCCGGTGAACTGGCGGAGCGGAACCGATTGGCGCGGGAGCTGCACGACTCGGTCGGGCATGCGCTGACGGTGGCCACGCTGCAGGCGGCGGCGGCGCGCGAGGTACTGAGCGCCGACCCGGAGTTCGCCAGGCGGGCGCTGGCGGCCATCGAGGACACCGGTCGTGCGGCGATGGCCGACCTCGACCACGTGCTCGGGCTGCTGCGCGACGGCCAGCCGTCCGACCAGGTGCCTGCCCGAACACTGGCCAACCTCACCGAGCTGCTGGCCGCGGCACGTAGCGCCGGCACCGAGATCACCGTGGACATCGCCGGCGAGCCGACCGAGGTGCCTGGGATCGTCTCCCGCGAGGCGTACCGCGTCGTGCAGGAGTGCCTCACCAACGCGACCAGGCACGCCCACGGCGAACCGGTGACCCTGCAGATCACGGTGACCGAAAGCACCGTCGGCATCACGGCGACCAACCCGGTACGCGGGGAGCAGGCCAGCCGCGCCGGTGGTCGCGGCATCACCGGCATGCGGGAACGCGTGCGGCTGCTTGGTGGCAAGATGACTGCCGGGCGCGAGGAGGGCAGGTGGCGGGTCAACGTACGGCTGCCGCTCGGCGGCAAGAGATGGGGGCCGACATGA
- a CDS encoding response regulator, with the protein MTIDVLLVDDEELVRTGLRAIIDAQPDLNVIGEATDGADVLPLARRLHPDVVLMDIRMPAIDGIQATRHLRANMSEPPQVLVVTTFENDDYVYQALLAGAAGFLLKRARPTEVVEAVRVVANGESVLFPAALQRLVATYGSYPDRSALGTARLTDREQEILRLMAAGLSNTEIADQLVVGLETVKTHVGNVLAKLDARDRTQAVIAAYESGFVTPSR; encoded by the coding sequence ATGACCATCGACGTCCTGCTCGTCGATGACGAGGAGCTGGTCCGTACGGGTCTGCGCGCCATCATCGACGCGCAACCCGACCTCAACGTCATCGGTGAGGCGACCGACGGCGCGGACGTGCTGCCGCTCGCCCGGCGCCTGCACCCGGACGTCGTGCTCATGGACATCAGGATGCCCGCCATCGACGGCATCCAGGCGACCCGGCATCTCCGGGCGAACATGTCCGAGCCACCGCAGGTCTTGGTGGTGACCACGTTCGAGAACGACGACTACGTGTACCAGGCGCTCCTCGCCGGCGCTGCCGGGTTCCTGCTCAAGCGCGCCCGCCCCACCGAGGTCGTCGAGGCGGTCCGGGTGGTCGCCAATGGCGAGTCGGTGCTCTTCCCGGCCGCACTCCAGCGCCTGGTCGCGACGTACGGCAGCTACCCCGACAGAAGCGCGCTCGGCACCGCACGGCTGACCGACCGCGAGCAGGAGATCCTCCGGCTGATGGCCGCCGGCCTGTCCAACACGGAGATCGCCGACCAGCTCGTGGTCGGGCTGGAGACGGTCAAGACGCACGTCGGCAACGTGCTGGCGAAGCTCGACGCGAGGGACCGGACGCAGGCAGTCATCGCCGCCTACGAGTCCGGCTTCGTCACGCCGTCGAGGTAA